From a single Ruegeria sp. HKCCD4315 genomic region:
- a CDS encoding ROK family protein, with the protein MHEHWNLVADIGGTNTRLGVVTNGELTDLRKHPTGTLDDLLNAFHALRDEVGTNPQAVVAAGAGPVRDGVIRLTNANLDLSELELAQATGAEHTFVINDFTAAAWSVADVTQNEVSVLQGQAKPPAGTRLVVGPGTGLGVGALLFSEGHYHTVSGEGGHVGLYPRHRDEVDVFEAARHIAPDCFFGDSLALEAEMFLSGTGLPILYQAVGLAAGTGRSSFRSAKDILTEARDASDPIAVKTAQMFTTHLGALMGDMAVTLMPAGGVFLVGGVAEKNRWLFDQDFKDAFNGGGRFSELRKSLNLYVSEQAEFGIIGANNFCKNALKR; encoded by the coding sequence GTGCATGAGCACTGGAATTTGGTTGCGGACATCGGTGGAACAAATACACGTCTGGGCGTTGTGACAAACGGCGAACTGACAGACCTGCGCAAGCACCCAACGGGAACTCTGGATGATCTGCTGAACGCATTTCACGCTTTGCGCGATGAGGTTGGCACAAATCCTCAGGCGGTTGTTGCCGCCGGGGCTGGTCCTGTCAGAGACGGCGTCATCCGCCTTACAAACGCCAATTTGGACTTGTCCGAGTTGGAACTGGCGCAGGCGACCGGGGCGGAACATACTTTTGTTATCAATGACTTTACGGCCGCGGCATGGTCAGTTGCTGACGTCACACAGAACGAAGTTTCGGTTTTGCAAGGTCAGGCGAAACCACCAGCAGGCACGCGTTTGGTGGTTGGCCCCGGCACCGGACTTGGCGTCGGAGCATTGCTTTTTTCCGAAGGTCACTATCACACAGTTTCCGGCGAAGGTGGGCATGTTGGGCTGTACCCGCGTCACCGGGACGAGGTCGACGTCTTTGAAGCCGCCCGTCACATTGCTCCTGACTGTTTCTTTGGCGATAGCCTTGCTTTGGAAGCAGAGATGTTTCTGAGCGGAACTGGCCTTCCTATCCTGTATCAGGCCGTTGGGTTGGCAGCGGGCACCGGGCGGTCGTCTTTTCGTTCCGCCAAAGACATTTTGACCGAAGCCCGCGATGCTTCGGACCCCATCGCAGTCAAAACTGCGCAGATGTTCACAACGCATCTGGGCGCGCTTATGGGTGATATGGCTGTCACGCTTATGCCTGCTGGTGGAGTGTTTCTTGTCGGCGGGGTCGCCGAGAAAAACCGCTGGCTGTTTGATCAGGATTTCAAGGACGCATTCAATGGCGGCGGGCGGTTCAGCGAGCTTCGTAAATCCTTGAACCTTTACGTCTCAGAACAGGCCGAGTTCGGCATCATCGGGGCGAACAATTTTTGCAAAAACGCACTAAAGCGATGA
- a CDS encoding carbohydrate kinase: MILCCGEALIDMIAEPTVSGARGFVPHTGGAILNTAVAMGRLGESVGMLTGVSTDMFGQQLINALKASHVDVSHVIVSDRPTTLAFVQLEDGHATYSFVDENTAGRMLAPEDMPDQLPAISALYLGGISLACEPCADAYASLLAQHGNDRPVMLDPNIRPGFIQDQTRFRTRLNRMIAQSDIVKVSDEDLDWIIPGAEPEAVKAALLLQAGPSALIVTRGGDGANGYLADGSQVTVPVKPVQVVDTIGAGDTFNAGVLTGLSRAGHLTKPAVRNLTANSLRAAMELGAEVAAVTVSRAGAEPPWDHEL; this comes from the coding sequence ATGATCCTGTGCTGTGGGGAAGCCCTGATTGACATGATTGCCGAGCCGACAGTGTCCGGCGCACGCGGCTTTGTGCCCCATACGGGTGGCGCGATCCTGAATACCGCTGTTGCCATGGGGCGCTTGGGTGAGTCCGTGGGAATGTTGACCGGTGTCTCCACGGATATGTTTGGTCAACAGCTGATCAACGCGTTAAAGGCAAGCCACGTTGACGTTTCGCATGTAATTGTCTCGGATCGTCCCACTACACTTGCGTTTGTACAACTTGAAGATGGGCACGCAACCTACAGTTTCGTTGATGAAAACACGGCTGGCCGTATGTTGGCACCTGAAGATATGCCAGACCAACTCCCTGCCATCTCGGCATTGTATCTTGGGGGTATAAGCTTGGCGTGTGAGCCATGTGCAGATGCCTATGCATCTTTGTTGGCTCAACACGGAAACGACCGCCCTGTCATGTTGGATCCCAACATTCGTCCGGGTTTTATTCAGGATCAAACCCGCTTTCGAACGCGTTTGAACCGCATGATCGCGCAGTCCGATATCGTGAAAGTGTCGGACGAGGATCTGGACTGGATCATTCCCGGTGCGGAACCCGAAGCAGTCAAAGCAGCCTTGCTGTTGCAAGCCGGACCATCAGCGCTGATCGTGACCCGGGGCGGCGATGGCGCAAACGGGTATCTGGCGGATGGATCGCAAGTGACGGTGCCGGTAAAACCGGTGCAGGTCGTGGATACGATCGGTGCGGGCGACACGTTCAATGCAGGTGTGCTCACTGGTCTCAGCCGCGCCGGGCATCTGACAAAACCTGCTGTACGCAACTTAACTGCCAACTCTTTGCGCGCGGCCATGGAACTGGGCGCCGAAGTTGCAGCTGTAACCGTATCTCGAGCTGGGGCGGAACCGCCTTGGGACCATGAGCTATAA
- a CDS encoding D-lyxose/D-mannose family sugar isomerase codes for MKRSDINRIKSEAQAFIQSFGGVLPPFADWSPEQMRSPVAQTIRSRGLGWDITDYAQGRFDELGLFLFTLRNGEVNDLQSGRGMLYAEKLLISKDKQLSPMHRHIIKAEDIINRGGGDLVMEIYASDPEGGIDRHTPVTVPSDACPVTLQPGEHLRLKPGQSVTLMPGVWHAFWAEHGDCLIGEVSTVNDDRTDNVFEDPIPRFSKIEEDAAPDFLLVSDY; via the coding sequence ATGAAACGATCTGACATAAATCGCATCAAATCCGAAGCGCAGGCGTTCATCCAGTCCTTTGGCGGTGTACTGCCGCCTTTTGCAGACTGGTCACCCGAACAGATGCGCAGCCCAGTGGCGCAAACGATCCGCAGCCGCGGGTTGGGGTGGGACATCACCGACTACGCTCAGGGCCGGTTTGATGAACTGGGCCTGTTTCTTTTCACGCTGCGCAACGGCGAAGTGAATGATTTGCAGTCTGGGCGCGGGATGCTTTACGCAGAAAAATTGCTGATTTCGAAAGACAAACAACTGTCTCCGATGCATCGCCACATCATCAAGGCAGAGGACATCATCAACCGTGGCGGCGGCGATCTGGTGATGGAGATTTATGCATCGGACCCAGAAGGTGGCATCGACCGGCATACGCCTGTCACAGTGCCCAGCGATGCCTGCCCTGTTACGTTGCAACCAGGTGAGCATCTACGCCTGAAACCAGGGCAAAGCGTAACCCTGATGCCCGGAGTTTGGCACGCGTTCTGGGCCGAGCACGGTGATTGCCTTATCGGCGAGGTTTCGACTGTGAATGATGATCGAACGGATAATGTGTTCGAAGATCCGATCCCTCGATTTTCAAAGATTGAGGAAGATGCCGCGCCAGATTTCCTATTGGTTTCCGACTACTGA
- a CDS encoding DUF1636 domain-containing protein, whose translation MTKIADHFILVCATCTGAMSTDQVTGALAQTLPEGFAIRTVDCMAGCSRPTTIGLQAPGKAQYLFGDIDTELDLDAVVEFAGQYRLSSDGWTSATERPPALFTKTLSRIPALPTERVS comes from the coding sequence ATGACGAAAATCGCTGATCATTTCATTCTTGTGTGTGCGACCTGCACAGGTGCCATGTCCACCGATCAAGTGACTGGCGCACTGGCGCAAACATTGCCCGAAGGATTTGCAATTCGAACAGTTGATTGCATGGCAGGTTGTTCCCGACCAACCACCATTGGCCTTCAGGCACCGGGCAAGGCGCAGTATCTGTTTGGAGACATCGACACGGAATTGGATCTGGACGCAGTGGTGGAATTCGCCGGACAATACCGCCTTAGTTCCGATGGCTGGACAAGTGCAACCGAACGCCCGCCCGCGTTATTCACCAAGACCTTGTCCCGAATACCCGCCCTGCCAACCGAGAGGGTGTCATGA
- a CDS encoding ABC transporter ATP-binding protein produces MSFLSVEGLEYYALNGDVLLQDVSFGLEEGSILAIAGPNGAGKTTLLKLLCGIERIALGDVLIRGKSLRTLSAHERARTIAVVGQQEMPDGRLRLRDYVALGQIPIQADKSATEHKVDLDRVLETTGLSHLSRKPMSQLSGGERQRAHIARALAQNPSLLFLDEPTNHLDPDAKGHMLSLVAELGVTVVMIVHDLVMIPEFATHVALMKSTRLTGYGPVSDVLTSERVRDTFGVDYLCFQHEGRIIPALDIRKRKLSS; encoded by the coding sequence ATGAGTTTTCTGTCGGTCGAGGGTCTCGAATATTACGCTTTGAACGGCGATGTCCTTTTGCAGGACGTGTCCTTCGGCTTGGAGGAGGGCTCGATTCTGGCAATTGCGGGTCCGAATGGCGCGGGAAAAACAACACTGCTCAAGTTGCTTTGCGGAATAGAACGTATTGCACTGGGTGATGTGCTTATAAGAGGCAAAAGCTTGCGCACCTTGTCCGCGCATGAGCGTGCCCGAACCATCGCGGTCGTAGGCCAGCAAGAAATGCCAGACGGTCGGTTGCGTTTGCGAGACTATGTTGCGCTTGGGCAAATCCCGATTCAGGCGGATAAATCGGCAACCGAGCACAAGGTAGATCTTGATCGAGTTCTGGAAACAACCGGATTGTCTCATCTTTCCCGCAAGCCGATGAGCCAGCTATCGGGTGGCGAGCGACAGCGCGCTCACATCGCGCGCGCTTTGGCACAAAACCCATCCCTGTTGTTTCTGGACGAACCGACCAATCACCTGGATCCAGACGCCAAGGGGCACATGTTGTCCTTGGTGGCCGAGCTGGGCGTCACGGTGGTCATGATCGTCCATGATCTGGTCATGATCCCGGAATTCGCCACGCATGTGGCCTTGATGAAATCCACACGCCTGACGGGTTATGGGCCCGTCAGCGACGTGCTGACCTCAGAACGTGTTCGCGACACCTTTGGTGTGGATTATCTGTGCTTTCAGCATGAGGGCCGCATAATCCCAGCGCTGGATATTCGAAAACGAAAACTGTCATCATAA
- a CDS encoding ABC transporter substrate-binding protein produces the protein MMQKLWPVALFTGLASGAVAEAITVDNCGEPLVFETAPERIVVHDMNMTDMAFALGLQDKIVGLTGITGWYKTSPDFDAQRGDIPELAPKYPTVENLIAVEPDMFFAGWYYGMQPGGEVTPDTLSPFGIKTMVLTESCVHLSKDRPEASMDLLFGDVLRLGQVMGVEAKAQELVSGWKDQLAAIEAKTADLPKPRVFLLDGPADAPFTAGKFAIPDAMIAAAGGENVTHDMDTSWGRTSWETVAAANPEFLVLLDYQTGNGAEDTFQFLKDHPVMSQTDAVKNERWIGLRYEELTPGPANIEAIEKMVKAMHPETN, from the coding sequence ATGATGCAGAAACTTTGGCCTGTGGCTCTGTTCACTGGCCTGGCAAGCGGCGCGGTCGCAGAAGCCATCACAGTGGACAATTGCGGCGAACCGCTGGTTTTTGAAACCGCGCCCGAACGGATCGTTGTCCACGACATGAACATGACCGACATGGCGTTCGCATTGGGCCTGCAAGACAAGATCGTGGGCCTGACCGGCATCACGGGCTGGTACAAGACGAGCCCTGATTTTGATGCACAGCGCGGTGATATCCCAGAGCTTGCACCAAAATACCCTACTGTTGAGAACCTCATCGCAGTAGAACCCGACATGTTCTTTGCAGGGTGGTATTACGGTATGCAGCCGGGTGGCGAGGTTACTCCGGACACCCTTTCGCCCTTTGGCATCAAGACCATGGTTCTGACCGAAAGCTGCGTACATCTGAGCAAAGATCGCCCAGAGGCCAGTATGGACCTGCTGTTTGGCGACGTTCTGCGTTTGGGTCAGGTCATGGGCGTCGAAGCCAAGGCGCAAGAGCTTGTCTCGGGCTGGAAAGACCAACTGGCCGCTATCGAAGCCAAAACAGCTGATCTGCCCAAACCACGTGTCTTCCTGTTGGACGGGCCGGCAGATGCGCCGTTTACCGCTGGTAAGTTTGCGATACCGGACGCGATGATCGCCGCAGCAGGCGGAGAGAATGTGACCCATGACATGGACACCAGCTGGGGTCGTACGTCGTGGGAAACCGTGGCTGCTGCAAACCCGGAATTCCTGGTTCTGCTGGACTATCAGACAGGAAACGGTGCAGAAGATACCTTCCAGTTCCTGAAAGATCATCCCGTCATGTCTCAAACCGATGCAGTCAAGAACGAGCGCTGGATCGGCCTGCGCTACGAAGAGCTGACACCCGGCCCGGCAAACATTGAGGCCATCGAAAAGATGGTCAAGGCAATGCACCCGGAGACCAACTGA